One window from the genome of Spirosoma rhododendri encodes:
- a CDS encoding Ig-like domain-containing domain yields the protein MLRWLVLFVLITLPFLLQNCAQVAQPPGGKKDSLAPQVVASVPTMRQLNYDGKTVELYFNEYVKTENIQQKITVTPQDSNTYLVKSLPEGVRLTFAKPFQPNTTYTIDFSDGIKDITENNIAKDAKIVFSTGPSIDSLYLTGTVIDDESRLPILGFVVGLFAPTDTLPINRKRPQYFDRTDSTGNFRIENVRAGKYKVYGFDDKDLNLVNNTPGERVAFRDSVLNLNRDYTDINLVAFRGYGKPRVTRRERTDETLGLELSSGIASYTLKVTKPASTTASDSLISFLESPKLIRIYRPANRAAGDTINIGITAVDSVGNSTDLKERVYFSPLKTRARDRKPLSVQVTPTNGDPIDNDLDFILTFNKPVLRYALPSIIIGPDSTKPIKLDTSMLRWSNSYSRLNIKQKTNLRDSLILLLEKGSFISVQGDTLPRFFSKYRLADDESFGLIAGRVNRPDDKFIVELLDDKYNLIRSAYGAKSYSFARLKPGRYRVRLVVDANGNRRRDIGNVQKGIQPETIIYHPGAEEGGLIPLKQNFELTDIDF from the coding sequence GTGCTTCGCTGGCTGGTTCTGTTTGTCCTGATTACGCTTCCTTTCCTGCTTCAGAACTGCGCGCAGGTGGCGCAGCCGCCGGGCGGCAAGAAAGATTCGCTGGCCCCGCAGGTTGTTGCTTCCGTCCCGACGATGCGGCAGTTGAACTACGATGGCAAGACGGTGGAGCTGTATTTCAACGAGTACGTCAAGACGGAAAATATTCAGCAGAAAATCACCGTAACGCCCCAGGATAGTAATACGTACCTCGTTAAATCGCTGCCCGAAGGCGTCCGGCTGACCTTCGCCAAACCGTTCCAGCCGAACACCACCTATACGATCGATTTTTCCGACGGCATCAAGGACATTACCGAAAATAACATCGCGAAAGATGCCAAAATCGTGTTCAGCACCGGCCCGTCTATCGACTCGCTCTACCTGACAGGAACGGTAATTGACGACGAAAGTCGGCTGCCTATTCTGGGGTTTGTGGTCGGGTTGTTTGCCCCCACCGATACGCTGCCGATCAACCGCAAACGCCCGCAGTATTTCGACCGTACTGACAGCACCGGCAATTTCCGCATCGAAAACGTCCGGGCGGGCAAGTACAAAGTGTACGGGTTCGACGACAAGGATTTGAATCTGGTGAACAACACACCCGGCGAACGCGTGGCCTTCCGCGACAGTGTGCTGAATCTCAATCGCGACTATACCGATATTAACTTGGTGGCGTTTCGGGGCTATGGCAAACCCCGCGTTACCCGACGCGAACGGACCGACGAAACACTGGGGCTTGAACTCAGCAGCGGCATCGCCAGCTACACGCTTAAAGTCACGAAACCCGCATCGACAACGGCCAGCGACAGTCTGATTTCGTTTCTGGAATCGCCCAAACTGATTCGCATTTACCGACCCGCCAACCGGGCCGCCGGCGACACTATCAACATCGGCATTACGGCCGTCGACTCCGTTGGTAACAGCACCGATCTAAAAGAACGGGTTTACTTTTCACCACTAAAAACCCGCGCCCGCGACCGCAAACCACTGTCTGTGCAGGTAACCCCCACCAATGGCGACCCTATCGACAACGATCTTGATTTTATACTGACGTTCAACAAGCCCGTCTTACGGTACGCGCTGCCCTCGATCATCATCGGCCCAGACAGCACAAAGCCAATCAAACTCGACACCAGCATGCTACGCTGGAGCAACAGCTATTCGCGCCTGAACATCAAGCAGAAAACCAACCTGCGTGATAGTCTGATACTGTTGCTCGAAAAGGGATCATTCATCAGTGTACAGGGCGATACGTTGCCCCGTTTTTTCTCGAAATACCGGCTGGCCGACGACGAGAGTTTTGGCCTGATCGCCGGGCGCGTCAACCGCCCCGACGACAAATTCATCGTTGAACTGCTGGATGACAAATACAACCTCATTCGGTCGGCATACGGCGCGAAATCGTACAGCTTTGCCCGGCTAAAACCCGGTCGTTACCGGGTCCGGCTGGTTGTCGACGCCAACGGCAATCGACGGCGCGACATCGGCAACGTACAGAAAGGTATTCAGCCCGAAACGATCATCTACCATCCCGGCGCCGAAGAGGGCGGCCTCATCCCGCTCAAACAGAATTTCGAGCTGACGGACATTGATTTTTAA
- the gloA2 gene encoding SMU1112c/YaeR family gloxylase I-like metalloprotein — MSFLQALHHVAIICADYERSKRFYTETLGLTVVQETYRAERQSYKLDLAVNGHYQIELFSFPNPPARPSRPEALGLRHLAFAVTDIDAAIADLNSKGVETEPVRTDELTGKRFTFFADPDGLPLELYAA; from the coding sequence ATGTCATTCCTACAAGCCCTTCACCACGTCGCCATTATCTGCGCCGACTATGAGCGGTCGAAGCGATTCTACACCGAGACGCTGGGCCTGACCGTTGTGCAGGAAACCTACCGCGCCGAACGGCAGTCGTACAAGCTGGATCTGGCCGTCAACGGTCATTACCAGATCGAGCTGTTTTCGTTTCCGAATCCACCCGCCCGCCCGTCGCGGCCCGAAGCATTGGGCCTGCGCCATCTGGCGTTTGCCGTAACGGACATCGATGCCGCGATAGCCGACCTGAACAGCAAAGGCGTTGAGACGGAACCAGTTCGCACTGATGAACTGACGGGGAAACGATTCACGTTTTTCGCCGACCCCGACGGGCTGCCGCTCGAATTGTATGCGGCATAA
- a CDS encoding aminotransferase class V-fold PLP-dependent enzyme: MVQSTLLPCQKHLFRLPDGVHYINCATRSPSSQAVEQAGHDALTRHANPFGLRPDDFFDGSASVRDKFAQLINLPDPERVALIPSVSYGMAIVARNLSRKPGIRAGQQIVLVGDEFPSDVYAWDRVTAELGLTIRTVPMPTGFPKGPRWNEQLLDAITPDTALVVVPPAHWMYGTRFDLVAVGQRAREVGAWLAVDGTQSVGALPFDWQAVQPDVLICAGYKWLMGPYSMGLACFGPAFDDGIPLEESWMNRLDSNQFHRLMDYQSAYRPKAYRYNVGEQTHFIQMPMLDAALTQLLDWQPARIQEYTEALMAPVWSELETLGCHVDPVDGTVGRAHHLVGLWLPEQADPMTVAQVLHERQVSVSARSGVLRIAPHLYNTPEDAQALVDALHIALR, translated from the coding sequence ATGGTCCAGTCTACCCTCCTCCCCTGCCAGAAACACCTGTTTCGCCTGCCCGACGGTGTTCACTACATCAACTGCGCCACACGGTCGCCATCTAGTCAGGCGGTTGAGCAGGCGGGACACGACGCGCTGACGCGCCATGCGAACCCCTTCGGTCTGCGCCCCGACGACTTTTTCGACGGCAGCGCATCAGTACGGGATAAGTTCGCCCAGCTCATCAACCTGCCCGACCCGGAGCGGGTGGCCCTGATTCCATCGGTGTCGTACGGGATGGCGATTGTGGCCCGTAACCTGTCGCGCAAGCCGGGTATCCGGGCGGGGCAGCAGATCGTGCTGGTGGGCGATGAATTTCCCAGCGACGTTTACGCGTGGGACCGAGTCACAGCAGAACTGGGACTGACCATACGTACGGTGCCGATGCCCACCGGTTTCCCGAAAGGCCCGCGCTGGAACGAGCAATTGCTCGACGCCATTACGCCCGATACGGCGCTGGTTGTGGTGCCGCCCGCCCACTGGATGTACGGTACCCGCTTCGACCTGGTCGCGGTTGGGCAGCGGGCACGGGAGGTCGGGGCATGGCTGGCCGTCGACGGTACGCAGTCGGTCGGGGCACTCCCGTTCGACTGGCAGGCGGTACAGCCCGACGTACTCATCTGCGCGGGCTACAAATGGCTAATGGGGCCGTATTCGATGGGGCTGGCCTGCTTCGGCCCTGCGTTTGACGACGGTATTCCCCTGGAAGAAAGCTGGATGAACCGACTCGACAGCAATCAGTTTCACCGGCTGATGGATTACCAGTCGGCGTACCGCCCCAAAGCGTACCGCTACAACGTGGGTGAACAAACGCACTTTATCCAGATGCCGATGCTCGACGCGGCTCTGACACAGTTGCTTGACTGGCAACCGGCCCGGATTCAGGAGTATACCGAAGCGTTGATGGCCCCTGTCTGGTCCGAACTGGAAACGCTGGGTTGCCACGTCGACCCCGTCGACGGCACGGTTGGGCGCGCTCATCACCTCGTTGGGTTGTGGTTGCCGGAACAGGCCGATCCGATGACGGTGGCGCAGGTACTGCACGAACGGCAGGTATCCGTGTCGGCCCGGTCGGGTGTGCTGCGCATTGCCCCGCACCTCTACAATACGCCTGAGGATGCACAAGCACTGGTCGACGCGCTACACATTGCGCTGCGATAA
- a CDS encoding SixA phosphatase family protein → MTRTLYIVRHAKAEDRATFMSDHDRELISEGIMAAARIGRFLHDKSVQPDQVISSTAPRARDTAKVIAEQIGFDREQIQLDEALFEGGPKAYLAAVNGLPDSTQSAMIVGHNPDVSYFAEFLTHQSVGSMSKGAVVAVQFDGLNWAEVSGRTGSILFTIAPKELRQS, encoded by the coding sequence ATGACACGTACCTTGTACATCGTTCGCCACGCAAAAGCCGAGGATCGGGCTACTTTCATGAGCGACCATGATCGCGAACTGATTTCAGAAGGCATCATGGCGGCTGCTCGCATCGGACGGTTTCTGCATGACAAATCGGTTCAGCCCGATCAGGTGATCAGCAGCACGGCCCCCCGCGCCCGTGACACGGCAAAAGTTATCGCCGAGCAGATTGGATTCGACCGGGAGCAAATACAGCTCGATGAAGCGTTGTTCGAGGGTGGGCCGAAGGCTTATTTAGCGGCTGTCAATGGCTTGCCCGATTCAACACAGTCGGCTATGATCGTGGGGCATAATCCTGACGTATCGTACTTCGCGGAGTTTCTGACGCATCAGTCCGTTGGTTCGATGAGTAAAGGGGCGGTAGTAGCGGTGCAGTTCGATGGACTGAACTGGGCGGAAGTCTCCGGCCGGACGGGGTCGATTTTATTTACCATCGCGCCGAAAGAGCTGCGCCAAAGCTAG
- the asnS gene encoding asparagine--tRNA ligase: MPYQSIQQLLKTAPVGTVVTVKGWVRTKRESKNAVFIALNDGSTINTIQAVAQPDQLSDDLLRLITTGACLSVTGELVESQGSGQAVELKISDVLVYGPADPDKYPLQPKRHSLEFLREIAHLRPRTNTFSAILRVRHALAFAVHKYFNDNGFYYLNTPIITASDAEGAGEMFRVTTLDATKPPLTEEGKVDYSQDFFGRETNLTVSGQLEGELGAMALGKIYTFGPTFRAENSNTTRHLAEFWMIEPEMAFHELEDNMALAEDFVKTVIRYALDNCADDLAFLDNRLKEEEKTKKKEEQSELSLLEKLRFVVDNEFQKLTYTDAIEILLNSKPAKKGQFQYEVSWGVDLQSEHERYLVEKHFKKPVILTNYPRAIKAFYMKQDDEPATNDRGQVFGPTVRAMDVLFPGIGEIIGGSQREDNYDKLVARMEEVGIEPDALWWYLDTRRFGSAPHAGFGLGFERLVLFVTGMGNIRDVIPFPRAPKQAEF, from the coding sequence ATGCCTTATCAATCCATACAGCAGTTATTGAAGACCGCCCCTGTCGGCACGGTCGTTACCGTGAAAGGCTGGGTGCGTACCAAACGCGAAAGTAAAAACGCCGTATTTATCGCCCTCAACGACGGCTCCACCATCAATACCATTCAGGCCGTAGCCCAGCCGGACCAACTGTCCGACGATCTGTTGCGGCTCATCACGACGGGTGCCTGCCTGTCGGTTACGGGCGAACTGGTCGAGTCGCAGGGTTCGGGGCAAGCGGTCGAACTGAAAATCAGCGACGTGCTCGTCTACGGCCCCGCCGACCCCGACAAATACCCGCTACAGCCCAAGCGGCACTCGCTGGAGTTTCTGCGCGAGATCGCCCACCTGCGGCCCCGCACCAACACCTTCAGTGCTATCCTGCGCGTTCGCCACGCGCTGGCGTTTGCCGTACATAAGTACTTCAACGACAACGGGTTCTATTACCTCAACACGCCGATTATTACGGCGTCTGATGCCGAAGGAGCCGGCGAAATGTTTCGCGTAACAACCCTCGACGCGACCAAACCACCCCTTACCGAGGAAGGCAAGGTCGACTACAGTCAGGACTTTTTTGGGCGCGAAACCAACCTGACCGTATCGGGTCAATTGGAAGGCGAACTGGGGGCGATGGCATTGGGCAAGATCTACACCTTCGGCCCGACTTTCCGCGCTGAGAACTCCAACACGACCCGCCACCTAGCCGAGTTCTGGATGATTGAGCCGGAAATGGCCTTCCACGAACTAGAAGACAACATGGCGCTCGCCGAAGACTTCGTTAAAACTGTCATTCGCTACGCCCTTGACAACTGCGCCGACGATCTGGCTTTTCTGGACAACCGGCTCAAGGAGGAAGAAAAAACGAAGAAGAAAGAAGAGCAAAGCGAACTGAGCTTACTGGAAAAGCTGCGGTTTGTGGTCGACAACGAGTTTCAAAAGCTGACCTACACCGACGCCATCGAGATTCTGCTCAACTCGAAACCAGCCAAGAAAGGGCAGTTCCAGTATGAGGTTAGCTGGGGTGTCGACCTGCAATCGGAGCACGAGCGGTATCTGGTCGAGAAGCATTTCAAGAAGCCCGTTATCCTGACCAACTACCCCCGCGCGATCAAGGCGTTCTACATGAAGCAGGACGACGAACCCGCCACCAATGACCGGGGGCAGGTATTTGGCCCCACCGTTCGGGCGATGGACGTGCTCTTTCCGGGTATCGGCGAAATCATCGGCGGTTCGCAGCGCGAAGACAACTACGACAAGCTGGTGGCCCGCATGGAAGAAGTCGGTATCGAGCCCGACGCACTGTGGTGGTACCTCGACACGCGCCGGTTTGGTTCGGCTCCGCACGCTGGTTTCGGACTGGGCTTCGAGCGGCTGGTGCTGTTCGTAACGGGCATGGGCAACATCCGCGACGTTATCCCCTTCCCCCGCGCCCCCAAACAGGCAGAATTTTAA
- a CDS encoding phosphatase PAP2-related protein: MGILTPDPTGDLAWRVAWQSTTFRWKFILGLIGVITLLLTFPLFFQTIEKHTGPVLSDWVLAQLPPRDVSIAIFLLIWATAAILVVRARRSPAIFMLFIYGYLIVSLSRMLSINLVPLNPPVGLIPLIDPISNAFYGKSYITKDLFYSGHTSTIFLMFLCLRRPGDRLFAFVGSLIVGGLLLVQHVHYTIDVIGAFVFTYPLYWLGKKLALSGWNQVDTRPD; the protein is encoded by the coding sequence ATGGGTATACTTACACCAGATCCGACGGGAGATCTGGCCTGGCGAGTCGCCTGGCAATCGACAACTTTCCGTTGGAAATTCATACTTGGACTGATCGGGGTTATTACATTACTGCTGACGTTTCCGCTGTTCTTCCAGACAATCGAAAAGCATACCGGCCCCGTCCTGAGCGACTGGGTGCTGGCTCAACTGCCACCCCGCGACGTCTCCATCGCCATCTTCCTGCTGATCTGGGCCACAGCCGCCATTCTGGTTGTCCGTGCCCGACGCAGCCCGGCCATATTCATGCTGTTTATCTATGGCTACCTGATCGTTAGTCTGTCACGAATGCTCAGTATCAACCTGGTACCGCTCAACCCGCCCGTTGGTCTTATTCCGCTCATTGACCCGATCAGCAATGCCTTCTACGGCAAGTCGTACATCACCAAAGATTTGTTTTATTCCGGGCACACATCGACGATTTTCCTGATGTTTCTCTGCCTGCGCCGACCCGGCGACCGACTTTTTGCCTTTGTCGGCTCGCTGATCGTCGGGGGGTTGTTACTGGTTCAGCACGTACACTATACAATCGACGTTATCGGCGCTTTCGTCTTTACGTATCCGCTGTATTGGCTGGGCAAAAAACTGGCGCTGTCGGGCTGGAATCAGGTCGATACAAGGCCTGATTGA